ATCCTTAAAGAATTGTAAATGAACTGTTTTTTAATTAAACCGCATCTGCTCGGTTATTTTTGTTTTTTTAGATGTTTTTCTTTACAAAGATTAACGATCTAAAGTGAAAAATTGTTGCATCGTATTTTTTCAGTCACTATACTTTTACATCGTTTTATATAAGCGTTCCAAATTTAAGTAAAAACATAAAGAGTAAATAAATCATAAATTTAGTTGACAGGATTATGTAATATGCACTATAATTTTCAACAGGCAACAGGCAACATGGCCAACCTATAAGTTAAATTCGTCAAAGTTAAGCTCTTATTTTTCATTTTTCACTAAAGTCTTTTTTTTCACCAAGATCTATAAAATTACGCAAAATTTTGCGCGATCCTCACATAGATCAATATCATCCCGACAGATCCTATTACCTTTAGTACCTAGTATATTGTTAGCGTTTTCATTTACTAGTACAGCGTTAACATCCACAACATCCAATTTTATTCACGGTGAAGTGCCTTATTTTACGTTCGACGGTGGTAATACACGAGTAACGGATACCGAAGGTTTGCTCGGGATCCATCTTTCTAATGGTCAACAATACTCGCCATCAAATAATAATTCTAGTGCAACCAATCCTATCGAATTACCAACTATTGATGAAAGTTTTGCTGATATTAGCATGTTGGTGCCAGTTGATAGTAATACCGTTGATTTAAACACCATTGTCGCTGCACCTTATAATTATTGGGGCGATGATGATGGAGATAGTGAAGTCACTGCTACTGGCAGTATAAGCTTGTCTATTGTTGATAAAAACAATCAAACTGTATCACGAAATACCGTACCTATGTATTGTAAAGCGCCTTATAAAGCGACATTAACTAATACTGAAGGCACATTGACCACTCGTTATGGCGTTCCTAATAGCATTAAGTTCGGAGCAGGTAGTGTTAACTATTATTTTAAACCTAAAGAATCACCTGCGATTTGTTTTGCTAAACCAAATAATCTAGCGTATACCGCACCTCCCTATGTAGGTCCCGAAACTATCTGGAATTATGGTAAAGGCTTTCTAACTCAAACCGCGACGCCATCATCTTATGGTTTAAATTTCCCGACTACTGGCGCTAATGGTTTGTACTTTGATTTAGATATTAGCAATAATGATCAGGCATTAACGTGGGATCCGGTTTCTCATAGTGGAATTACTGCGACGATGACCAATTCAACAAATACTAGTGTCCGCGTTACATTAACGGGCCCTGCTGCAACCTTAGAACAATGGAATTCTAGTAATCCGGAAAAAGTAGCTAAACCATCTTTACCCCAGACATTCGAGTTAGTCGGTCGTGACAGTAATGGTAAGGCTGTCGTTAAATATGGATTTGAACTAAAGCAGTGGTTTGTCAATCGTGGAAACGTTATCGGAAATCACGACAACCAATTATCTTGGTGTACAAATATAGGTTATCACCTTCCTAATGTAAGGGATTTAACCAATGCGGTTTATCCATCAAATGACCAATTGATTACCGCTACACCTCCATCACCGGGTAATCATTACCAACGTACCATTGGGGCAGGTCTTATTACCGAGTGGGGCTTTCTGTTATATTACGCGAATACTAACTTTAATTTGTATTATTGGACTAATGACTCGTACTCCCATGATGGTGGTTACACGTATTACTTTTACGCACACGCCGACCACGGACTTATTCATTGGGTAGATCCTGCAACCTTCTACAACGGGGTTTGTGTTTCAGATCTCAACCCTTAATTCTTATTTTTTGAGGGAGAGATAGTAAAATAGCTTATATTTTTCTAGTAAGTTATGGTGTCGAAACTTAAACCATCCGCCTCAATTGGGGCGGTTTTTTTGAGTTTTTTATCGCAAAAAAAGTTGAGGAGCGGGGTTTTTGGGGTTCAAAATTCTGCTTTGCAATATTGCCTCAAATAAATAATTGCGCTCAAACTGTGGCACTTTTTAGAAATCCTTTTTTCATCAAAAAAAGTTGAGGAACGGGGTTTTTGAGGTTTTAAATCTAATCTAAAAATTATTAAATGATCCAAATCACTAAATTTCTAATCCAGAGCCCAAAAATAAAATTTTTAAGGATCAATTGCTCTAATTTTAAAGATTTGTAATTACGATATATTTAATTAAAACAATGATTAATCGGTTGTAACTTAGATCCTTTTTAGATCATATTTACAAAAATTAACGTAAATGAGCGAAAAAAAGTGTTGCATCGTGTTTTTCCAATCACTATACTTTTTACACGGTTTTAGCTACTAGGCTAAAATTTAGCAGAAATAAAATTGTAAATTAATCAAAAAATTACTTGACAGGATTGTCGCATATGTTCTATAATTTTCAACAGGCAACAGGCAACTTGGTCAACCTATGTTTTAAATTCGTCTAAGTCCAGCACCCAGTTTAAATTTTTCACTGAAGCTTATTTTTCTACTCAATCAAGTGAAATTCTGCGAATTTTCGCGCGGTCGCTTCCGCGATCCTCTTCTCGATCCTTTTTCCGATCGTTTTCCGGATCCTCTTTCAGATCCTGTTTTCGATCTTTTTCCCAATTATCCCGTCAGATTGTTTTTTTCGTGGCTATTTTCCTTTCTTTTTCCAGTCATGCATTGACATCACAGACAACTAGGAATGCGATACAGGGTAGTGTACCTTATCTGACTTTCGACGGTGGTCGTACTCGTGCAGTTGATGCTAACGGTCTGCTTGGGATTACACTATCTAACGGAACTAATTACACGCCTTCTACCAATTTATCATCTACAACCCCAATCGTCTTGCCGGTTGAGGGGCAGAGTTTTGCTGATATTCGTATGTTCGTTCCTACTGATACTAATTCAGTCGATTTAAGTACTCTTATCGGTCCTCCTAATAATTATTGGGGGGATGATGATGGTGATTCAGACGTTACTGCTACAGGTTCTTTAAGTTTATCTATCGTCGATAAAAACGGTCAAACGGTATCACGTAATTCCGTGTTAACAATTTGTAACGCACCTTATAGGATTAAGTTATCCAGTACTAACGGTACATTATCAACTCGTTATGGCGTTCCTAATCGTAGTGATTTCAGTGCCCGTAGTGAGACTTATTACGTCAATCCAAAGGCTTCGCCTGTGGTTTGTTTCGTCAGACCTAATTTAATGTATGGTAAGCTTGGTGATGATCCTTATGACCCATCTTGGGATTTTGCTGGCCCAGCTTCGATGTGGGACCCTGATAGGGGGTTTCTCACTCAAAAAACAGACCCTCTCTATTACGGTCAAAACTTTCCTACTACAGGTCTTAATGGATTGTACTTTGATTTAGATATTAGTGGTAGTAGTCAGCCATTGTCTTGGTCTCCTGTTTCTCTGGGTGGTATCACAGTCACAATGTCTAATTCTACTGCTACAAGCGTTCGCGTTACTTTAACTGGTCCTTATGCTACCATATCCCAGCATTGGTCAAACAATCCTGGTCCTATTTCTAAACCTACTTTGCCTCAGACCTTCGAGTTGGTCGGTCGTGATACTAATGGTACTCCTGTTGTTAAATATGGTTTTACTTTGAAGCAGTGGTTCGTCAACCGAGGTACTATATCTGACACTTATCCTAATACATTATCTTGGTGTAATCGTATTGGTTATCGAATGCCTAGCGTAAGGGATTTAACCAACGCGGTTCGTACAGAATCTCCTGCTATCTCTGGCGCCACCCCTTCCTCACGGGATAATCATTATATGCGTCATATAGGTTCTGGTTTTTTCGCTGAGTGGGGTCGTATGTTTGATTATACAACCATTGGCCTCACCAGCTATTGGCTCTGGACTAGTGACCGGAATGGTAGTACCCAGTTTATCGTGTACACATACAACGGTATCGTGGGTTGGGCCTACAACGACAACGACTACGACTACAGCTACGGCTTTTGCTCCCATCCTTAGTTTTTATTTCTTCGTCCTTAATCCTTAGGCTGGGGGTGGGAGTGATAAAAAATAGTATTAGGTGATTAAAAGTAAGCTGACTCAAGGAGTCAACGTCGTTTAGCCATAAAAAGCGATTTTGCGGCTAAGCGACGCTTCAATTACCCGCATCGGCGGGTTTATTTTTGAGTTTTTTATCTCAAAAAAAGTTGAGGAGCGGGGTTTTTGTAACGATACAAAGCCGAATACCCCACTTTTCATCCCCTAAAACATTAAGTAACCCTTTTTTTAAAGTTCCAAAAAGCAATCTCCATTTTAAGTTATACAACTCTATGTTATCCTTAACGCAACATTCGATCACAGGACGTTCTATATGATAAAAGATCCATTTTATGATCGTGAGGCGAAAAAGTATGAATCGCCGATCGCCAGTCGTGAACTGATTTTGGATTATCTTACCAAAGAAGCAAAACCAGCAAGTTTAGAAAAAATAGCTAAAGCCGTATCAATCAAATCTGACGAGCAAAAAGAGGCTTTACATCGCCGATTGCGAGCGATGGAACGTGATGGTCAGGTGGTTTACACGCGTCGTAAATGTTATGCCTTACCTGAAAAATTCGATATGGTTAAGGGCAGTGTTATTGCACATCGTGATGGTTATGGCTTTTTACGGGTTGAAGGTAAGCCGGAAGACTATTTTTTGTCACACGAGCAGATGAAAAAGGTTTTACAAGGCGATGTTATTTTGGCTCAGCCAATCGGTAGTCAATACCGTGGTAAGACTGAAGCGCGAGTGGTGCGGATTTTAGAGCCACGTACTAATCTGATTGTTGGTCGTTATTTTATTGAGCAAGGTGTTGGTTTTGTGGTGCCGGATGATAGCCGTTTGAATTTTGATATTTTAATCGCTGGCAAGCCAAATCGTACGGTTAGAATGGGCTCAGTTGTTGTGGTTGAATTGCAGCAAAGACCTGAACGACGCCAAAAAGCGGTCGGAGTGATTAAGGAAGTGCTTGGCGAAATAATGGGCACGAATTTAGCCATCGATATTTCATTACGTAATCATGAGATCCCTTATGAATTTCCAAAAGCGGTTGAAAACGCGGCTAACAAGTTTAGTGAGCAAGTGCCTGAAAGCGCTAAAAAAGGCCGTAAGGATCTACGTGATTTGCCGTTAGTAACCATTGATGGTGAAGATGCACGAGATTTTGATGATGCGGTCTATTGTCAAAAGAATCGTGGTGGTGGTTATCGTTTGTGGGTGGCGATTGCTGATGTGAGCTATTATGTGCGAACCGGTAAGGCGCTTGATAAAGAAGCTTGTTTGCGTGGGACTTCAGTCTATTTTCCGTCGCGCGTGGTTCCGATGTTGCCGGAAGTTTTATCCAATGGCCTTTGTTCGCTCAATCCACAAGTTGATCGCTTGTGTTTAGTGTGCGAAATGACCGTGTCGAATAAGGGGCGTTTGACCGGTTATCAATTTTATGAAGCGGTGATGAATTCACACGCGCGTTTAACTTATACCAAGGTAGCTAAGATTTTGGAAGGTGATAAGGATTTGCGTGAGCATTATCGTGAGTTGGTTCCTCACCTTGAGAATCTTTATGGTCTTTATAAGGTGCTTAATAGTGCTCGAATTGCCCGTGGCGCAATCGGGTTTGAGTCGGAAGAGCCTAAATTCATCTTCAATGCTGATAAACGTATTGAGAGCATTGAGTTAGTTCAGCGAAATGAAGCGCATAAGATCATTGAGGAGTGTATGATTTTGGCCAATGTTGCCGCAGCAAAATTGGTGATTGATGCTGAGATTCCGTCGCTATTTCGTGTGCATGATAAACCGGATGAAGATCGCATAAATAATTTACGCAGTATTTTAAGTGAACTTG
This Gilliamella sp. ESL0443 DNA region includes the following protein-coding sequences:
- the rnr gene encoding ribonuclease R; the encoded protein is MIKDPFYDREAKKYESPIASRELILDYLTKEAKPASLEKIAKAVSIKSDEQKEALHRRLRAMERDGQVVYTRRKCYALPEKFDMVKGSVIAHRDGYGFLRVEGKPEDYFLSHEQMKKVLQGDVILAQPIGSQYRGKTEARVVRILEPRTNLIVGRYFIEQGVGFVVPDDSRLNFDILIAGKPNRTVRMGSVVVVELQQRPERRQKAVGVIKEVLGEIMGTNLAIDISLRNHEIPYEFPKAVENAANKFSEQVPESAKKGRKDLRDLPLVTIDGEDARDFDDAVYCQKNRGGGYRLWVAIADVSYYVRTGKALDKEACLRGTSVYFPSRVVPMLPEVLSNGLCSLNPQVDRLCLVCEMTVSNKGRLTGYQFYEAVMNSHARLTYTKVAKILEGDKDLREHYRELVPHLENLYGLYKVLNSARIARGAIGFESEEPKFIFNADKRIESIELVQRNEAHKIIEECMILANVAAAKLVIDAEIPSLFRVHDKPDEDRINNLRSILSELGLSLGKGTSPKDIAKLMVEVEARPDHEMLQTVILRSMKQAIYDPENRGHFGLALEEYAHFTSPIRRYPDLLLHRAIKWVIADQQHSKQHDKTGGHRYTTSEMLYFGEHCSMTERRADEAVRDVVDWLKCDYMQDHVGEVFNGTISSVVNFGFFVRLDDLFIDGLVHVSSLENDYYIFDASRNRLIGENTRFIYRLGDKVQVTVVNVNPDERKIDFSLVGSNNKPQRQGKTAKDKAKKVDSDAEQPVKRKNKSQANSKKTSAKVVAKSKKRSKPKTAAKKTSKSASTSSNQRKKSKK